In Anopheles arabiensis isolate DONGOLA chromosome 2, AaraD3, whole genome shotgun sequence, the genomic window CCCGGCACCAGCCACCGAGCAGACCGGAGGATTCGGCATGATGGCCAAGTACTTTGGATCGTGCCTGGAGAGCGACGAGATGGCTACCTGCTTCGCCGTCAAGGGTATTACCGCCCTGAACCGTGCTGCCCGCGCCGCCAACATTGAGCTGGCTCCTGGTGTCACTTTCACAAGGTGATTTGCATGTTCCTACCTCAACACTGATAGCGGAGCAAGGTTCTTTTAGCgagtggagtttttttgtggaaCGGTGTAAAGTGTATCAAGATGATCTAAGAATAAGCTGTGAAaagaacgagtgaaaatggGTTAGCAGTTAGAATGCAAGCATTTCACAAACGGCGAGAAGATCTATTAATATCTTGGAAGAGTTCGTACGAAGTGTGGCATAAGCCAGACTAGAAATGATGTTAGTAGGTCGACAGTTAACTTGCGCAGGTTCTTTCTGTTCTTGATCCCAAGAAAGCTTGATTTGATGCTCTGCTTAAGAAGGTCTATAGATATTTGGAATGTTGCACAAAATATTGTTGTACTATTACATGCCAGTCTTGAAAAGGATTTAAGCCACCTGACTTTCGTCCCTACTTAGCTATTCCATCGTATAACTTAATTGAACACTCGCCATGAAATGATCCAGAACTCCCTCAAACAAAAGAGATCTACAATCCAAGAAATGCTAAAAGATAATGTCGATCTCAAAGCACCTAGACGATTTCCACAACATTATACAATGTGTAAAATAACTCACAATAACATCTATTGTCATATCCCTCTTCCACGTACATCACAGAGACCCAGCCGTGCCAGTTGAGCGCACCGGAAAGGCCATCTCGGAGAACGAAATCGTGAGCACGCTGCCAGCCGATGCCGACCAGAAGACGGATGCCCTGTTCGATCTGGCCATCGACTCCGCCAAGCGCCTGTTCAGCGCCCGTTCGATCCAGTTCAAGCTGCCCGAGGAGACGACCGAAACGATCGCCCGCTCGCTGGAGGAAGGTAGACTGCTGAAGAAAGGTGCGTACCGTGTCCAGCCGTTCCCCGTACTAACCGATCGCCTTCCTCTTGTTTGCTTCCGTACACCCACTACTACTATACCCTTCAACTCCTCGCCAACTACCATAAACTCTCCCTCCCCCCAATCCTCGCTAACCCGATCTCGTGATGGTTCGTGGTAACATCTCCacgccataaaaaaaaaacacaaaaattgcAACATTCGGGGGGTTTCAACAAAATTTCCATCAATGCACCCGTTCTACTCCGCAGGCAAGAAGCTGAAGAAGGTGCTCGGCCCGCTGGTGCTCGCCCTCGGCGGCAAGCTGTTCGCCCTGCTGCCCCTGTTCCTCGGTGCCGTCGCCCTGCTCGCCGTTAAGGCTCTGCTCGTCTCGAAGGTCGCGTTCGTGATGGCTGCCGTGCTCGCCGCCCAGAAGTTCctcggcggtggcggtggatcGCCCCTGAACCTGCTGTCCAAGGTTGCCGGTGGATCGTCCGGTGCCGTCGTCGGTGGCGGTGCCTCGGCCGGAGCTGGCGGCTGGTCGTCCGGTGCTAGCGCCGGCGGCTGGTCCAACACTGGCGCTGCCTCGGCCCAGTACCCGTACGCTCGCAGCTACGACACCGCCCAGGAGCTCGCCTACAGCGCGCAGGCACCGTCGCAGTAAGGCTGTTAACCCCACTTCCCACACTCCCCGCGGGACAAGATCGCTTCCGGATCCCGAGCCTGTGATCCGTTTGGTCGAGCCTTGTAAAATAGCCGTCGGACTGTGCCGCCGAGCCACGGTTCCGTAATCGATTTCCGTCACTTCGCTTCCAGTCAGTCTGTTTCACACTTTGAACTCTCGATGAACTCGCCTTCGTACGTACTATCTAGTCTACTTCCTTCTTAGTCGTCTTATCCTCATCTGTCATGGACGACATACGGCGtaatcagcatcatcatcggcagCGGCTTGTAACCGACGAAAGCGGAGCAAGCGGGCCGGATGCAAGCATCTTCATTATTTCCACCAGAGCAGCGCCTTGCTCAACACTCTCCACCTACCTGCCTGTAGCACCCGCTAGTCTCCTCGGCCCAAATGTAcgcactcgcgcacacaccacactcgCCTGCAATCGCGCACGAAATTGAGAGCGGACCCACGCAAACCTCCGCCCGGCCCGGAACCTCGATATCCGGATGTCCGTTTATGTAAATACACCGACCAAAAGTGCCGATCAGGTGGGTCGGGTAGCGCAGCGTACGTTTCGGGGAGGATATCGGCAGTGCGATTGGGTGGGGTCGATATTAGCTTTCTCTTCTTTGCCGGATCCTTCACACCTCACGCTCACGCTTCACCGTACCCTTTTCTCGGCACGGAGGTGCAGCTCGGGGTTGGTACTCCGGCTCGACCGCGACGCATCTGCGTAGCCTCATTCTTCGACGCTTCTATGCCACCATACACCACAACGAAAGCGACGCTCACACATACGCTCatcacaaagcaaacaaacaaacaatacacacacacatacacaactgCGCCATTTCGGACCGTGCGCGATCGTTTCTGCGATCGCACGCGGCTCCATTTGTCTTCTAacgtaataatatttttttgtagtgtTTAGTAATTTATTATTACCGATACCGCCGTGGGTGTGTGAGAGCGGTGAAACGAGATCAGGTCAGTTGATCAAGGTAGCAATTGAACCGAGCAGGAATGCGTCCAGggaggtgtatgtgtgtttacaGCTGACCGCAAAGTCCCGCGACCGCTCCGAAGACCGAATTGGgtagttaatttatttttatttatgtaattaaattattaaaaaagcaaaacgcaaCCACGCAAAATTCGAACACTGCCAAACTTAAGGGCTCcgaacaaaatcacacacctAACCCACAATAGAGCAGAACGGGCAAACGAGTTAACCATTAACCTGCTAGTACACAGGGCAACAATAAACGCAGATTAGGTAGGACCACCGCAACAGGGGTTCGTACTACAATGTAATGCACGAAACGGCAGGGAACAGGCACTTTTGTTGTTCCTGCTTCGGTAACCAGCAGGTTTCATACctaccaacacacaaacatactcTCATAAGCAGACCGCAATAGACGTTTGTCAGGAATAAAcgcagcaataaaaataaaaacgacttattaaaaaaaaaacacttctacCTTCGtcatctttctttctttgtctGCAAGGCTTCCGTGCGCGTAACCGTTGAGAAAAAAGGTCATCAAATGCATGGGATGGTGGTTCTTCGCTCGTTGCTAACATTCTTAAAAGAGGTATAATCATTTGAACCCAAACATAATTCGAGCAGCTAATAGTGTACAATCATCTTCCGTCGTTGACGCGctttgcatttatttatgtGATTTTAAGTGCTTTTGAGTTTGTGCggaactaaaaaaaatgggTTTGTCGCTTGGAAGACACGTCATGAACGTCGTGCGAGTGATGGAAATGATTGACAGCTTTGTTGACTTAACTGTTATTGCACCCGGCTGCCGCTACTTTCGGGGCGGTCTTTTCCGTTAAACGAAAAAGTGGATGGCGCACGGGAAGGACCGAACAGCAGGCAAACGGGTCGCCCAGATGGGAGACGGCAGTTCCGAATTTCTTTTTTAGCACATCGGGTGAAATTGTCACAAATTCGAGCGATAGCACTATCGCGATTGGGGATACGGAGCGATGAGCAGGAATGTAACTAATCGCTTCGTCGGTAGAGAAACGACCTGGCGGTCGGAAAAAAACACGGGTTGATCTGATCTAGTTCGATTGATTGTAGCATTTAAAGGAACgtgttttccaaaatcctcAAAACCGTTCAACAGTAAAGTAGGTTACTTCAAGCGAGCAGAGCACGGGATGGGTTCATTTACTCGTGATAAAGTGGAAGGGAagagttcctttttttgttttcgggggAAAGCAATGACACTCCGTGGTAATCTGGGAAACTGTTTACTATTCCTCTGTTTTTCAAAGAGGGAGCTTCCTCTTTAACAAGAGAGCACACGAGGTCGTAGAAATGTGAGAAACAAATCATCCCTTGCAACGGCTTTGTTGTTTCGGCACGAGCTGGCCGGATCCGCACCGAAAGGGAAAGTCTGCGAAGAAGCGTCCTATTGTTCGATGAGACAGCCGGAACTCGGAATGAAGCGTTTCGCCCGGTAAGGGACCGTGCGTGCCCGTTTCGTCTTTCTTTCTGCGAGCCTTGTCCAAAAATGTGCTGACCGTTGGGAGAGCTTTAAGGTTGCAGGAAAATGGCAATGTGACATTGTTTCCGCAAGCTTTAATTCGTTACTCATGCATGCCTGGGCAGAGGTAGATGTAGGTGAGCAGTGTACTAAAAATGCGATGGAGCTGACGGCTGGCACGAGCGATCGTAGACGAGCGATAATGGAATGTTTTGGAGGGTTACACAGTATCTGTTTGAAGtggaatttgatttattttgcaGATTATCTGTTAGTAACACTTTAATTGATCACAAACAAATTCGTCATTAAAATACTTACTACCGCAAGCAACtaataatcaaatatttaaatatggCATATTATTACGAGatagtttaaataattataaagctaaactaaaatgaaaaataaaaacttttcAGAAAATAAGATCAAACATTCTGCCAAAGAATTGAtatcaaaatgaaggaaacaatcaatgataaaataaaaaaaaaaaataaaaaaaaaaaaataataataataataataataataataataataaaaataataataaaaataataataataataataataataataataataataataataataataataataataataataataataataataataataataataaaaataataaaaaataataacaataataacaataataatagcaAACTAGCGCTGAAGACGACTTTCAGTTGTcttaaacaagaaaacaaacatattttattaatattgtAGTATTAGCTCAGTCAGTCAAAAGTAAgcgattaaataaatatatttttttactttgaaatcaatcatttgtttttggatggtttcaaaattaaatcccatatattttaaaattaaatttacggAATAACGGAATTTTATATGTAATATGTGGTTTAGGCTAAGGAGCATGAGCAAATCATAAAATTATACCTCAATCAATCAAAAGCTAAGGAGGGAGCGATGCCAATCTCGATAATGATTTCCAAACAATAATGCACCAAACTAGAGTACATCTTCATTTCCGTCGAGCTATTTGCTCAAAAGAGAGCATGAACCTTTTCCCATCTATTTGCCTACTAAGTGCATTCGATCGAGACTGGCCCTCGGGCGGCACATTAGAAACAAGAGCCCcgtcgaacaaaaaaaaaaacaaataggattttaaaaatatgccCTCCCCCCATGGTGTGCTGGGCAATTATCTCAATCAGCTCGTTCGACGCACCCGATGCATAACTTTAAATAAACCGAAACACCGAATTTCTCTG contains:
- the LOC120897118 gene encoding uncharacterized protein LOC120897118 isoform X1, whose amino-acid sequence is MKVFIAIAALLAVGMAAPAPATEQTGGFGMMAKYFGSCLESDEMATCFAVKGITALNRAARAANIELAPGVTFTRDPAVPVERTGKAISENEIVSTLPADADQKTDALFDLAIDSAKRLFSARSIQFKLPEETTETIARSLEEGRLLKKGKKLKKVLGPLVLALGGKLFALLPLFLGAVALLAVKALLVSKVAFVMAAVLAAQKFLGGGGGSPLNLLSKVAGGSSGAVVGGGASAGAGGWSSGASAGGWSNTGAASAQYPYARSYDTAQELAYSAQAPSQ
- the LOC120897118 gene encoding uncharacterized protein LOC120897118 isoform X2 encodes the protein MKVFIAIAALLAVGMAAPAPATEQTGGFGMMAKYFGSCLESDEMATCFAVKGITALNRAARAANIELAPGVTFTRDPAVPVERTGKAISENEIVSTLPADADQKTDALFDLAIDSAKRLFSARSIQFKLPEETTETIARSLEEGKKLKKVLGPLVLALGGKLFALLPLFLGAVALLAVKALLVSKVAFVMAAVLAAQKFLGGGGGSPLNLLSKVAGGSSGAVVGGGASAGAGGWSSGASAGGWSNTGAASAQYPYARSYDTAQELAYSAQAPSQ